The following coding sequences lie in one Homalodisca vitripennis isolate AUS2020 chromosome X, UT_GWSS_2.1, whole genome shotgun sequence genomic window:
- the LOC124368926 gene encoding short neuropeptide F, with amino-acid sequence MKPSAAVLAECSAVLCMLLLLSDVASTAPAPYDYDSVRDLYEVLLQREAMADNLLNQHRIVRKNNRSPSLRLRFGRRSDPAMYQGERAMMSLEGPLDN; translated from the exons ATGAAGCCTAGCGCAGCAGTGTTGGCTGAGTGTAGCGCAGTGCTCTGCATGCTACTGCTGCTCTCTGATGTAGCATCTACTGCACCCGCTCCATATGACTATGATA GTGTGAGGGACCTGTACGAGGTGCTGCTCCAGCGTGAGGCTATGGCGGATAATTTGCTGAACCAACACAGGATTGTCCGGAAGAACAACCGATCTCCTTCCTTAAGGCTCCGCTTTGGACGCCGCAGCGACCCTGCTATGTACCAG ggAGAGAGGGCCATGATGAGTCTGGAGGGACCGCTGGACAACTAG